The Notolabrus celidotus isolate fNotCel1 chromosome 16, fNotCel1.pri, whole genome shotgun sequence genomic sequence GTTCCAATAATTAACCCGTCTTTCTTATTCCCTCTATTACAACCACACTTCTGTTCTTCTGTCTCACTCATGCCATCTTCTGAATCTTAAATTATCTGCTCTTTTCACCTCAATTTCTTTTATTCCGTTTGTGTCTCTCTGgccttcatctctttctctatcatcttttttttgtttctgtcattttttcctgcattttttctctttttctttcacctGAAAACCCCGCCTCTTCTtcgcctccctccctctcttcttcagtTGTCCATGGAGGACACTACTTCCATTCTGCCTCGTCTCAAGAGGAAGCCTCCCAACTCCTACGGGATCGGTGCCCTGGCTAAGTCCTCTCTGTCAggtgtgtcaggtgtgtgtctgtgctgctaGATGGTAAAACAGCCCCCATGTTGCCTCCACATGCTCCACGGAAGGTCGAGGGTGAAGTTGTTGTTGAGACCTGAAAGGCTAAAAttcctttctccttttttttttatgtaaaacatgatttttcttttcctttttttgtgtggTATTCAGATGGTTGTTTAGTGTCAGAGtagaagcagaagcagcagccagAAGATCAATGCGTGGTTCAGTTTAATGAGAACCATCAAACAATCTCAGGGAACTCATGTCAGCTGAAGCAACCTTATTTATGGAGCaaaataaagtgtttctcaGCCAACTGCAACTGATCCGGACTTCATCTTAAGCACAACCATTGATGATGCTAAGGTCTGTTTGGCTGCTGCTACAATGCAAAACAATGCAATTCTAAGAATTGTGGCCATGCTGGTCTTCACACACATGGCTTAGAAGTTACTCTGAAACAGTAATTTCTAGAGAATTGCCTTTCCTATAACTTTatagacacatttttaaacacactgaatgtcTTAGTCACCACTGAATCAAAAGTAactctaaaaaacaaacaaacgtaATTTCAAGTAAttaatagggatgggcatttcaagacaaaatactattccataatcaCTGGCTTCTTCACACACCTGTCCCGTTTGTCTGATAGTCGCGTTAACCTGCAGCTaatagcgggcactgacagtgtCTGTCGCGATCTTTAAGCTGATGTGTCTGTGACGCGGCGGGGTGTgcgtttacattttacagccacattcagaaacagagataatcgctgcgactgtcgctaatgtgttcttcttttgttatttaaagctggggttggtagtcagatttagatccactttttgttatactggttagaATTATCTTtttgtcccgatggcaatcaatacataatgtgttcttaaaggtgacatatcacgcttttttcatcaatatatattggtctaagaggtccccaaacaatgtctttaaagtttatgctcaaaaaaacactttgaaatcagattttggcatgcctgaaaaaccctcttcttcagtcctcctcagaacactctgttttccctctgaccacgccccctccggaagtggatgtgcctcggccaggaccttttatgaaggattggtcacagatttagtgtttcttgttgttttatttgtcagtatgtcgacgtgtgtcttggtacacagctacagctacagctacagctacagctacagctacagctacgaacatgtagctatgtggctatgctaattagcgctagcacttatccatgacaaataaaaatcatccactagatcttcaaatctgcagacgtggggagtaaaaccgacctttgtgtttattaagacaacctacaactagcatgcctccctcctaagctccttgttagcacacatttgtgcaggtaatgaaaaacgggggagggattcagtattattttatacagtctatgggctgaacaagctccgagctctgactccgtgacagaccggatattgttgttacgtaacaaaaacactgaagtctgaaacggctcgtttcacacacatttacagaaaggtggagaaatcaaaacaggggcagaatggatttttttcattctcggggggtttgtagacatgccagggatcatatttcaggtaaagaaccattaaaaagtcaattttgcatgatatgtcacctttgaaaaagagtgaaaaaaagctgctatctaaagctggagtaaacctgggaacacaacaaccaatccctgccatcaggagccaaatttttaaaccaatcaaatcccgtcctgccgttctgcccgcctcctgcgtgtacatctatgataatgttttggtgttctcTTACCCtggagtgagacatgagttgacgtagtgcaaagcacaaaccatgtgctgaggaccggttttgaatcagtcaccatcatgtggttgtgaatcagcggcgctcatgcatttgagcgggggcgtcgttttggaggagctcctagaggaagggggggaggggttagacagagtcctgaggaaatgctacattcaaatccgtgactaccaaccctagctttaatgcagttagcattctccttcttctgttacttaatgcagttagcaagcAAGTATTACAACCAGACACAGGTTAAAACGATGaaaatttgtacttttaaaatgaggaaatattcatagtaactcttcgattttaactcagtgaatgaatattttgaatatttgatattcattgcccatccctagtaatTAGTCAGATTCTTTGGaagcaggttgtttttttttctgcatttcagGACATCTTAAACTTGAGAATACTGTAGTAAGCTTGCAAGAATAAGGCCTGAGTCCTGGAGGTTTTGTTTGATCCTGTGTTTCAACTTTTTGTGCTTCCAGCTGAGCTGAGTTTGAAGCTTTGTGCTGCTCTTCGATCAAACAATCACCTGACATacttaaaaaacagaacagggATTATCTTTCAACTTTGCCATCAATGCCAGACGTTTGTGAATCAAACTAAGCCTCAACAGACAACTTCACTCtcaagcaggaggagaaaggaggagcttGGAACCAACATGGCCGCCCCTGTGGGTGCCCCTTCTTTTATCACTCCCTACTTTCCCTTCTTCCTCCATTGATATCAACAGCAGACGTCAATGACTGACATTTCGCAGAGTCATTGATGGAAACCCAATCAGACCGATGATTTCAAAGAAACTAAAGTAAGTGAGATGACTTACTTTAAAGACGTACTGAAGCATCTCCACAGGTGTGTTGGGAGTAGAGTATTTGTAATGTGGCAGTACCGGCGGCGGTGTGGCCTATTATCTGTGAAATAGTGACTTTTTTGTGCAGTGTTGTGATCTTGAGTGGCTGGTGCCTCTTTTGTGCTATCTCGTGCTTTGTGCTTCTGACTGTGGTGCGCTGTGCTTTGCAGTGTTTCAATGTAGcacctcagtgtttgtgttaaaaagtgtttttttttgttgttgttgttgttgttgtgtctggAGCACTTGAAATCAGTCTGTTGGTATTATTTTTACAGTGTCAAGCAGTTTTTGAGCCTTTGAATAGCCAAGACCCCAACACCCTCCCTCATCTCTCATCCCCATTCTTTCCGTTCCTATTTCCATCCCCAATTAGACTCTGCGGGGAGTGTTTGATTTTCAAATGAGATCGGCTCTCTTTGTCTGAGGGGGAAAACTGTTTCTATTTATAACTCAGCCTGCAACTTGCCCTCTGGACCGGGGGAGCAATTTCCAAAGCTCCGTCTCTGTTTATTCATGcctgtttgattttaatttaattttttatcgATCAGCCTCTCTGTGAGCATTTGACTCAGTGTATTTGTCCCTAGTTTGAATCCTGTATTTGCATCTTAATTGGGCAGAGAATTGCCGGTGGACCCTTCTTAACGTTCTGTTTACACCCAAGGATTACTTTCCCCTacctctctccgtctctgtaACACGTTTTTAATTACGCAAAGTCTAATGAATCTCATTTATTCTGTTTACCAGGAGATGAGTAATGGCTTTTATCATTAATATGGTTTGTTAGCGTTTCAGCTGTCATCCTCTCTGTTCAATACGGAAAACTGGAGGGAGCTCAAAGACAACTATTGTGAGCTCGTCACCTGACATCTGACCTCTTAACCTGCTGAGATTGAAGGTCTCTATTAGTGTGCAGCTGAATCATCAGCTCATTTataaaatgattcaaacatCACAATCACGCACTTATCTGAAGatttgaaaccttttttttttaattaagactCAAAAGAAGGACCGAATGAGAGATCAGAACAACTTCAGCTACTGGAAGATAATGTTTTTTACCATGGCACTTTTctaaaaaaagttacaaagtgcttcacagaaaaacacaaaaattaaaaaaaattaaaattaaaacaaatatatataaaaaataaataataataattaaaaaaatataatacaatgaCATCATTAAGGAAAATATCAGAGGCAAAAACCACTGTCTGATATTTGTCTGACTCATGGTCTACATATCTGCTCAGGCACACCAtagttagggatgcaccgatccgatcctggtatccgATATCGGCTTGATCGGACTCGAAAAGCcggatcggatatcggtgacaaagggccgatatatagcgCCGATCCATATgacagatctattcatctcagttctatgcttttctgtgtttacaacagccatgtgcgtctgcTACGTCATCAGTGCCGGCTGGTTGTgcaaatataatgggagcccaaaggaagaagtttacgtcagctgtagccaactgcaaagaagcaagaaaccttctattaatggattcaaagtgtgaaaaaacggacagggtattggatttaattgttctggatccttgaaattaagggattccagcctctggtttagcacttggaacccaggtacagttcaccatcaagtcagaaaagcttgaagttgccaaaacatgattctatcctcacattaaggaatagagattgttaaatcaatatcGGGATCGGATCGTATAGTATCGGTATTgtataccaaagcccaggtatcgatatcggtatcgggacctaaaaagtaggatcagtgcatccctaaccataatcatgtCAAACAGACAATAATGATGTAACTTGTGTGCTTAAATAATGAGTGgtgaatcattttaaatataagCATGAAACTAGTATTTCAAAAGGCTCAAATTTAACATGTTTTGATCATGTTACTGTAGACGTGTCTGTTCGATTTAAGCAGTGAATTCTGGGGACCAAAGTTTGAAAGCTGTTGTGGTTTAAAGGTCAGATTCAGGTGCTCCAGAGACggatacatatatacatatatatataaatacctCTGATATGTTCTTGAGCAAGTCATTCAGTCCTCAACTACACAAACAGAGGGGCTAATTATCCCACCAGTAATCCTGAGGATGTACACAGAAGATGCGAGAGTTAAAAGAATGGATGCTCTGCTTTAAAAGAAGCCGACTTGGACAAAGACGATTAGACAGAAATAATTACTTTAGCATAAAAACCCAAATTTGAAGAGACATATTCATGTTGGAAATCTTTCCAGGCTCCTGATTGAATTTGATTGAATATGTCTCAAAGCAAATTAGCTGCcatgttctctttgttttcacagAGCTCCCTGTAACCCTTTTAACCCCATGGGCTTTATGCCTCATAGTGTCATGTCTTACAGTTTCTCTACATCAACTCATCTCATTATCATTTTACCCGCTCCCTCCCCCGAGCCTCAGATAGAAGAGTCCTCCAATGGTGAGGCCAATGGTagttttaacagtgtttttgtgtgcgtgtgtgtgtgtgtgtgttttgtgtgtgtaaatgtgtttgtgtatgcaaCGCATGTTTGCCCCTTTGGCTCGCCCTCCACCTGTTGTAGGTGTGTCTCGCTCCATGAAGGACAAAGTTACCAAGCCCACTGCCATGGCCCAGGGTCGAGTAGCCCACATGATTGAGTGGCAGAGCTGGGGCCAAACATCTGCAGGGCCTATGGGGGCAGTGGGACATATTAACCTgcagagggaaaaagagaggaggctGGAGAACGACGCCTACAGCGACCTCAGTGATGGGGAGAAGGAGGCGCGCTTTGCTGCAGGTACAGAATCTACGGATGATACACGGCAAAGTAGTAGAGGCcaaaaaagatggaccacactGAGACCTTTGTTAGGGATCACACTGAGGCACCTTTTGGAAACAGTTTTGGTGCTTGTGTTCTCATATCATCAGAGttaactttattatttttgaagTATTTACTAAGGGAGAAAATCTAAAGTTGCATAATATTGTTATATGTCCCTAATCCAAGTATCTAAATGGTTCCACACAGGGGCCTGCAACAATGTAAGATGATGTTGATCTATGTGTACAGTTTGTATCAGTGATACTGGATGCATCTAAAAATGTGTTGCAGTGAGTCAAAGGATGTCACTGTGATTGTTACGCTTCATTAGTACTGCTGCTTGTCAGCTGACattatttccactcttaatCCTCTACAGGCATCATGCAGCAGTTCGCAATCTCTGAGGCCACTCTGTTTGGCTGGAACTCGATGGACGGGGAGAGTATGGGCGCTGGCTCCAACCAGGGCAGCGTTGCTCACCTCAGTGAGGTCAACCAGGAGAGCATCACTAGCAGAGGTACTGCGGTTCAAACCTTTGAACTGCAAAGGAAAACTGGGCTAAATGGAAGAGTTAGGCTCGGAGGGGCTGTAACTGAACTGCTGCAGGATCTGGTTGAAATTTACCTTGATGACCACTGAGCTGTTGCAAGATTGCAGCTGTCAGACACATCGAGTTAGAGCTTATATAGACTGTTACaacgaaaaagctgtgaaaactcaaaatttcgaGGCAAGGTTCGaggtgtaacttaaagttttgaattctacatactaagaagtgaaagttgtgccaacttattattttttgttcagaaaatgttcctgtgtttctgcacgtcactgcaccgttttcacacttgcaaggtagctagctaatgttcaaggcggctaactattggtaatgaccatgccttattaaactaactaaaccaATAAAAGTTACATTACctggtaatcaactcaccatcaattgaccaactgtaaagctagagtttcaatacaatactcaaacaaaatactcacctttaaggtgataaaatccacacaggacaggagagatggcgccacatgtgggaaattgaaagtgtggaagacccctttagatttgagttggagaccccgttctttgcctgaagcatactcaaatcatttagcctcaaacccataatttcaagttttgccaacctaacttatcaAATGAGACCAACGTTACACGACAAActtaatacaggtagttgagataactactttgatgtagtttgcaacttaatggaaacacattttttgtttacttaaccaaaaaatctttttcagttttgagttttcatttttacagtgtagagAGATGAGTCATTTGTGTAGTCTGAGACGGTTTCTATCACAGGTGAATGACTAAAACCCGCCTTGTCAGTTAGTCTGCCAACCAGCTGTAAAGGACTTTTGGAGGGCACGCTCACAGCTGCACATTTCTGCCTTTCAGTGCCACCGGCTTCTTTCTTTAACACGACCAAATGATAACAtcagaacacaaaaaaaacacacggaGCACGAGTGCCTGTGTAACATTTGAATGAATAGAAAGAGTTTTAGTTAAAGATAGACAGGAGTTGCATTAAAAGAGAGGTTAAGaagatttaaatgtatatttggTTTGGTATAAACGGCTATATCATCATAAAAACAACTAATTCAGCCGCTTACTGGTTGCATTTAAAGCTGAAAAGATTTTGAAATCTGGACTTGGTGGCTGTTTTTAATTTGACCACAGACGGGAACTGTGAGTGGATTCTGTTTTGGTTCTTGCTGGTATTTAGTAAAGCAGAGCCTTGTCCCACCCTGAGGACGCCCGTAGGTTAGCACAAGGACTTAGCCCTGCTCTCATTAACTACACCATATGGGCTCTGCAGAGTGCTTTAGCTAGCATATAATACCAACACAAGAGTGCtgagcgcacacacacgcagacatacGAGTCATTTGAAAAAAGCAAGGAAAATTCATCATCGGGACTGAGGGGAAGTTCCACCTACTTAGAATAATAAACAGGTTGCTTATATCTTGGCCTTTAGCATGAATAAAAAGGGGATCATTTGTGCATCATTCTCTAGAATGACAGTGCAGAGAAAGTTGCAATCTTGTCATTCCAAGATAATTCAAACAAAGGGACATGCATGAATCCAGCAGGATAAGGTGTCAGGTGAACAAGGTGCCAGTTTTCAATCTCTGACTTTCAAGTGACCTGGTAAATCCTTGAAACTCTCGTCCGGATCTGTCTGGTATTCTCGTGTGGTTGCTGTCACTACATGCGCCACTCTATGATTGAGAAACCGGGATTCCAACGGCTGATCCAGGGGAACAGCTCCAGTCATCCAATAAATGAGattacccctctctctctctctctctcctctgactcCTTATTCTTTATAATCTGTCAAAGCTCTTCTGTGTCACTCTGCTTTACCTACTTGTGATTGAACAGACCAGGTGCTCCACCACTCCTCTGCAGATGTCTGGCCTCACACCTATGTCTCACAAGGCCTGTACTGCCTGTCGTCCTCAGACGCCTGGGACCCGATCACCAGCCAGCCCTCGGGCGTGGCCTCACCTGGTGGGGGCTCCTACATCATGGCCACTGGTAAGGATTGAGGATGTCCTCTGTTATGCCATCTTAACACTGGACGATGTCTCATGAGTGTTTTGTGGTTGTTCCAGGTGGTAGCAGCGGAGCAGGGGGGACACCTGGAGAAGGGTACGAGGGGACAGTAGGCAGTTTCATCCAACAGCAACAGACTCATCTCGTCCTACATCAGCACACccagctgcaacagctccaGCAGATCCACCACtaccagcagcaacagcttctgcAGTACCAACAACAGCAGGTCAGTGTGCTGGGACGGTTCAGTTAGCATCTACAGAATGTTTTACTTAGGACCATTAATGCAACTTTTTCAACTACTTATGTGTCTTGTGTCAAGCTAAACACAATGTACATTACCAGTtgaaagtttggacacaccttctcattcaagggtttcccacattgtagattaatactgaagacatcaaaactatgaaataatctggttttgccataatctggattacaacagttgtcaaataggactatccattgtgtgctaaccctgcctctgaacaacacaactgatggtctcaaacacattaagaaggcaagtcattctacaaatgaactcttgacaaggctcatgttaattagaaaccattccaggagaccacttcatgaagcagactgagagaataccaagagtgtgcaaagctgtcatgaaagaaaaagggggctactttacagaatctaaaatataaaacatattctggtttgtttaacattttttttgtgaattaaataattccacatatgtttgttcatagttttgatgtcttcagtattaatctacagtgtttcaaataattaaaataaatacaaacccttgaatgagaaggtgtgtccaaacttatGACTGGTAGTATGTATGTTTTCTTAATGTATTAGGTCTTCGGTTGATTAAGTATTAACACAATTCACACAGTTATTAACCCAATCTAAGATGCTTAATGTTCTTAATAAGCAGAAAGCAACACTTTGAGGACTCACAGGGATCCTGCAGTGCCTCTAAGTGAGACTCTTGGTTTCTTATCAGTAAAACAACATGTTCCAAATACGTCTATGGAGCTAAACTTCTCTGGATGTATTAAGGAAAGCAGAAACTACTTATGAATAGGTTTGGGGGAAAACTATACAAGCAGATGAGACTTCCTTGATAACTGTGTCATACATATTTTACATACAGGAGTGATCAGACTGcttaaacaatgaaaacaaaactcacAAGCGGGCTGGATATGTGGGCCGTAAATCAGATACAGACCACTGGCTCTCTGGCTGCTTGGAGGTCTTCTGCAAATGAAGTGAATCATGATGAACTATGACATCTAAAAGACTCTTTCAGCTTTCCTGACCGCTTGTGCATTAGGACATCTCAGAGCTCATTAAAAAGCGGAGGGTCgtaaaacaacaggaaaaggTCGAGGGCTGTGTCAAAGAAAAGGTGTACTGATCCGGGACCACAATAGAAATGAGCTTGTTAGCTTTACTGTGCCCTTTATATGGTTCCTCTCGTGAAGGGGACCATTGAATATATTCAATTACATTTGCAATAAAGCTTTTCAATCAGTCAGCCAATTTTCTGAGCATTAGTCTATGCTAAAGAGCCTGAGACGTATCCCTAATGTTCCCTGCTACACCAACCTGACTCGTAATTGAAAGGGATGTTTAAAGTAGAAGCAGACTATTATTAGAGAGCACAGTGAAGGGAAAAAGAAGAATCGGGTAAAGCCCAATCTTCCTGTGTCTGGTAAAGATTGGCAAAAGCTGGAAGGATGAAACTGTCATGTTTTGGCATGGCGAGGCTGTGATGCAGAAACTCATTATAGCATTGTTCTGTTTTTGAGGAGCTAAGACTGTCAGGACTGGCGGCTCAAGTTAGTGGCAACATTCCTGTTCTAAAGTGAAGCACAGTTCAGTTGTTGTTCATAATAGACCGCTAAATCAACACGTGAATCCTCATTAACTGTCCTTCTCTGCTGTCTCTGATTACAGTCCTTGGATCCCAGGCCACACAGTGCCTCCCATTCCCTCCAAGCCACTCCCAACAGCACCATCCACAGTCTGGGTCCTCCCACCCACCCTCGTTTAGCTGACCTGTGGGGAGCAGCGCAGGTCGAGGCTCATCATGTAGGCACTCACCTGCTGAATCCAAATGGTCAGATTACAGACTTTGCGGACTAGATTTAACAGACTCAGACAGAAGAGGACTGCATGAGTGTTACCTTGAGTCACAAGCAAACAGGCATCTAAATAAAGTAACTGTTAAAGAATAAGGGAGACCACAGTGGACACTGCGATGAATGCATGTCTTATGATGCATTATACTCTCTTACTTTTGTGGAGCTAAAGTTGATCTTCTTTGATTTCATTTCTCAGGCACGTGTCCTCAAAGGTGAAAAAGTGAATAATCAAAGTTGATGTTAATATTTTGCACAGGAAGCCTTTTGGTCATTTTCCATGCTTGGCATTCATCCTGGctaatctgtttttgtttctggatCTGGCTTTGTTTATATCAGCAGGCTCACTTAGCACACATCTGTAGCGCAGTGAATGATGGGACAAACTGCCAGGGGAGTCTGCAAGGTAGGAGACAGGCTGGAAATCTGCATGGAGCACTGCCAAAAGTCTGCATGACAGCCAAGAATGGACCTGATGAATTTTGACAACAGTCATCCTTAAAACCACCCAGTCTTCAGGGTAGCATGCTGTGAAGTCCGCAAGTTTGCAACTCTAGGCATTTGGATTCAGCATCTGTGTCTGTTGTGCTCGTCTAAgtatctgttttttctctctggtGTCCTGCACAGGCAAACCAAGCTGTGGTTGGGACAAGGGAGCTCTCGTGTTCTGCTTGTccatctttcttcctcttttctttgtctgtttctgtctttctttctttcttcctttcaatGAATGATAACAGCAACTGAAATTAAATAATCAATGTCAGTTTGTGGTTTTAGAGCCCTTAGATTAAAAACCAGAGCAAGGAAAGGGGCAGAAATTAAATCAGCAAATTGAACTGGTTGCAGGTTGACATCATCGGGCAGCTGGGCGGACAGATGGCTGACATGGTCGGAGGAGTGGTGGAGACGGTTGGAGAGGAGCCAGAGCCCGACTCTGAAGGAATACCAGAGCAGCATGAAGACGATGAGGAGGAGCTGACAAAGGTAAGTTACCTCTTTGACTCTTTGCTTCAACGTTTGAGGAAAAACTCTCTTCAGAGTCTTCCTCTGAGCGGGCAAAGACGGATAATGAGAGAAACACATCACAACAACTGTGATGATACATTATGATATAAATGTGAATCATTTCAGCAACAACATCCAAAATTACAGTCACTGAAGAATGACTGACTAAGCACGGCATGGCTGCTCAGGCAGGCAGTGTTTCCCAGGCCTTAGCCTAAAGCAGCATAATAGAACCTGGCCCTTCAAAAGCTTGATCCAGTCCCACTGTCAGCTTTACTTCAAAGTGACAAGCCgattcttaaaagtagagaatGTGTCTGCCTCCCCTACTACTTCTGAAGAACAGCCCCAATCCACTGGTTTTGACTACAGCTTCAATCTGAGTCCTCACAGCTGATACATCACTGAGATTAGATTCAAATGAAGACAAGGGACTGACAAACGTCACAATGTTAGATAACAGAAGTTAACAGACGAATGCTTCGCCCAGTATTTAAGCCTCTGGCAACACAAATTAAGaaaaacgttctacctatgatatttatagtcacatgTACAAcctattatatatatttaaaatattggaaCTGAACTTCAATCCGTTTTTGAAGTATTATCGGTTAAGTTTTTGATACCAGTCTAACACTAGGATAAAGAAggcgtctcagccagctcccctcagtgttgtcttagctgttagcttgtttgctaatcacgtactgtctgtaatctgtatagttgtctctctgctctttgcaccgctgtgctcgtgtgtccctgtctgcacatccaccgctgaagatgagagcttgttgtcattcttttattttcctaactgcggtggatttggggaaactttgtGACACGGTTGAGTTGAGCTGCGGTCGATTGGCTAAAGCGGTCTCACATATGCTCGGCTCATTTTCCTAGGGCCAGTTCACTAACTATAGGACCGGTTTACTAACTACTCCCAGGACAGGTTCTTTCCCCTAACAGCTCAGAGCTCAActaaacagctccgtctgacacactgagccgagctcctctgcgtgcacatactccACTTCAGCCTCTGTAgtctccgggcgtcccatggtcctgatgccccggagactacagagtgataaaactaataaatgatagaagtcctgattctgaagtattttgtgactcagcactcagagaacatatgaaatgaatcattttcagactctggagtttttctgtctttagattcagagtcagacggctcaaacatgcaggctgtgaactctctgttgacctgtcaatcaaagagttaggccacgcccacacagccctgagaaatgctctgacctgtacaATAgctgttgaagcttgattacacatttcattttgatattctatatgaaatttaaatattccatttacatttCCAGGGCAAGGAAGAACAAAGCTTGTTTCATCTGTTATATACAGCACTGATTGTTTTGAACAATTCCTATCTTTACAGGTAGAGGAGGTTACATTAACCTTGGAGCCACAGCCATCCTCCTTGACCCCATCCCCTTTGAGGGAGTACGCCTTCTCTACAAGAGGCTCAAGTCCTGGGCTGCCAGCACAGACAACGGTTAAAGAGAGGATACCGTTTGAAGTCACGCCCTGCGTCGTCCAATTGCTGGATGAGAAAGACGAGGAGGCTGAGTCTATTGTTGTCGTTGCGACCAACTAAATCCTAGGACCAGATAAACCTGGAGAGAAGAGCAAATAAATACTTCAATAATCAATCAAGCTATTCTATCCCAAACCCCAACACCCCCCCAACTATTTACACACTTCATGTCAGAGGAAATATGAGAAGACATTTTCGGATGTTGGATGTCATGTAAAAACTAAATGCCAAGAA encodes the following:
- the LOC117828536 gene encoding uncharacterized protein LOC117828536 isoform X1 gives rise to the protein MEDTTSILPRLKRKPPNSYGIGALAKSSLSGVSRSMKDKVTKPTAMAQGRVAHMIEWQSWGQTSAGPMGAVGHINLQREKERRLENDAYSDLSDGEKEARFAAGIMQQFAISEATLFGWNSMDGESMGAGSNQGSVAHLSEVNQESITSRDQVLHHSSADVWPHTYVSQGLYCLSSSDAWDPITSQPSGVASPGGGSYIMATGGSSGAGGTPGEGYEGTVGSFIQQQQTHLVLHQHTQLQQLQQIHHYQQQQLLQYQQQQSLDPRPHSASHSLQATPNSTIHSLGPPTHPRLADLWGAAQVEAHHVDIIGQLGGQMADMVGGVVETVGEEPEPDSEGIPEQHEDDEEELTKVEEVTLTLEPQPSSLTPSPLREYAFSTRGSSPGLPAQTTVKERIPFEVTPCVVQLLDEKDEEAESIVVVATN
- the LOC117828536 gene encoding uncharacterized protein LOC117828536 isoform X3, whose product is MEDTTSILPRLKRKPPNSYGIGALAKSSLSGVSRSMKDKVTKPTAMAQGRVAHMIEWQSWGQTSAGPMGAVGHINLQREKERRLENDAYSDLSDGEKEARFAAGIMQQFAISEATLFGWNSMDGESMGAGSNQGSVAHLSEVNQESITSRDAWDPITSQPSGVASPGGGSYIMATGGSSGAGGTPGEGYEGTVGSFIQQQQTHLVLHQHTQLQQLQQIHHYQQQQLLQYQQQQSLDPRPHSASHSLQATPNSTIHSLGPPTHPRLADLWGAAQVEAHHVDIIGQLGGQMADMVGGVVETVGEEPEPDSEGIPEQHEDDEEELTKVEEVTLTLEPQPSSLTPSPLREYAFSTRGSSPGLPAQTTVKERIPFEVTPCVVQLLDEKDEEAESIVVVATN
- the LOC117828536 gene encoding uncharacterized protein LOC117828536 isoform X2 → MEDTTSILPRLKRKPPNSYGIGALAKSSLSGVSRSMKDKVTKPTAMAQGRVAHMIEWQSWGQTSAGPMGAVGHINLQREKERRLENDAYSDLSDGEKEARFAAGIMQQFAISEATLFGWNSMDGESMGAGSNQGSVAHLSEVNQESITSRDQVLHHSSADVWPHTYVSQGLYCLSSSDAWDPITSQPSGVASPGGGSYIMATGGSSGAGGTPGEGYEGTVGSFIQQQQTHLVLHQHTQLQQLQQIHHYQQQQLLQYQQQQSLDPRPHSASHSLQATPNSTIHSLGPPTHPRLADLWGAAQVDIIGQLGGQMADMVGGVVETVGEEPEPDSEGIPEQHEDDEEELTKVEEVTLTLEPQPSSLTPSPLREYAFSTRGSSPGLPAQTTVKERIPFEVTPCVVQLLDEKDEEAESIVVVATN
- the LOC117828536 gene encoding uncharacterized protein LOC117828536 isoform X4 codes for the protein MKDKVTKPTAMAQGRVAHMIEWQSWGQTSAGPMGAVGHINLQREKERRLENDAYSDLSDGEKEARFAAGIMQQFAISEATLFGWNSMDGESMGAGSNQGSVAHLSEVNQESITSRDQVLHHSSADVWPHTYVSQGLYCLSSSDAWDPITSQPSGVASPGGGSYIMATGGSSGAGGTPGEGYEGTVGSFIQQQQTHLVLHQHTQLQQLQQIHHYQQQQLLQYQQQQSLDPRPHSASHSLQATPNSTIHSLGPPTHPRLADLWGAAQVEAHHVDIIGQLGGQMADMVGGVVETVGEEPEPDSEGIPEQHEDDEEELTKVEEVTLTLEPQPSSLTPSPLREYAFSTRGSSPGLPAQTTVKERIPFEVTPCVVQLLDEKDEEAESIVVVATN